A single window of Acetobacteraceae bacterium DNA harbors:
- a CDS encoding agmatine deiminase family protein gives MKRRHFCQGLGVSGLGTVGVGMALSSKLQAQEFVPYYMPSESVQHSLTWMAYYASSVIWGERMVPYVKDELEEIARTISRFERVNLLVSPEDFEEASEIFKDDLDIFLIQAELDDFWLRDTGAVFVLPEKKKDSSKIGAIDFGFNGWGNKQAHGNDSQIATFMANKIRAESLETQLHLEGGALEVDGDGTLILTESCVLNDNRNPDMSKEIIEADLKALLGVEKIIWLKGAKGVDITDAHTDFYVRFIKPGQIFVSLEGNLYSPDHRLTRENLDILEKARDAKGRKLLMTIMDTPKHPRQKYRSEDFAASYLNFYLVNGGVIMPLYGDREADRNAKDRLSQAFPDRRVVGVAIDAIASGGGGIHCVTQQQPMLK, from the coding sequence ATGAAACGTCGTCATTTTTGTCAGGGGCTTGGGGTATCCGGATTAGGAACAGTAGGCGTTGGCATGGCATTATCTTCTAAATTACAGGCGCAGGAATTTGTGCCTTATTACATGCCGTCAGAGAGTGTACAGCATTCGCTGACATGGATGGCTTATTATGCTTCTTCAGTGATTTGGGGGGAGCGGATGGTGCCGTATGTCAAAGATGAGTTGGAGGAGATTGCCCGGACGATTTCCCGCTTTGAACGGGTGAATCTTCTTGTTTCGCCAGAGGATTTTGAAGAGGCCTCTGAAATTTTCAAAGATGATTTGGATATTTTTCTGATTCAGGCGGAATTGGATGATTTCTGGTTAAGAGATACGGGCGCTGTTTTTGTTTTGCCGGAAAAGAAAAAAGATTCCTCTAAAATTGGTGCGATTGATTTCGGTTTTAATGGTTGGGGAAATAAGCAGGCACATGGCAATGATTCCCAAATTGCAACTTTTATGGCGAATAAAATCAGAGCAGAAAGCCTCGAAACGCAGCTCCATCTTGAAGGGGGGGCCTTAGAGGTCGATGGGGATGGGACGCTCATTTTAACAGAAAGTTGCGTGCTTAATGACAATCGTAATCCCGATATGAGCAAAGAAATCATCGAGGCCGATTTAAAGGCTTTGTTGGGTGTTGAAAAAATTATTTGGCTTAAAGGGGCAAAGGGAGTTGATATTACGGATGCCCATACGGATTTTTATGTCCGCTTTATTAAGCCGGGACAGATTTTTGTTTCTTTAGAGGGCAATCTTTATTCTCCCGATCATCGCTTGACCCGTGAAAATCTTGATATTTTGGAAAAAGCAAGAGATGCCAAGGGCAGAAAACTTCTGATGACAATCATGGATACGCCGAAACATCCCCGACAAAAATATCGGAGCGAGGATTTTGCCGCCAGCTATTTGAATTTCTATTTGGTCAATGGGGGGGTGATTATGCCCCTTTATGGTGACCGAGAGGCAGACCGTAATGCAAAAGACCGTCTCAGCCAAGCTTTCCCGGATCGCCGTGTTGTTGGTGTCGCTATTGATGCGATCGCTTCTGGCGGCGGTGGGATTCATTGCGTTACGCAGCAACAGCCGATGTTAAAATAA